The Thermomonospora curvata DSM 43183 DNA segment ACGTGGTGGTGGCCGTGGACGAGACCGGCATGCCCACGCAGGCGGCCTTCCGCGACCTGGAGGGCACCAAGCTGGTGGCCGGCCGCTGGGACGCCGCCCTGGCCGGCCTGCCCGGCCGGGTCCGCGAGGCGCTGACCTACAGCGCCGAGCAGGGCTGGAACCGGGTGGTGTACTGCCTGCTGGTCAACCACCTGGCCGAGATCGCCGCCGCCGTCGCCGACCGGCACCCCCGCCTGGAGGCCGAGCTGTGGCGCGTGCTGCGCGAGTGCGTCGCCGACTACGCCCGCGGCCGCCCCGGCGACGCCCGGCTGCGGGCGCTGCTGGCGGGGGTGCCGCTGCCGGCCAAGGCCAACCTGCGGGTCCGCTGGTCCCGTTCGGCCGACCGCGCCGCCGGTTACATCCCGGTCCCCAACCCGCTCGGCACCGCGCCCCACGACCGGGCCGCGCCGCCGCGAACCCCGGCGGACGCGGAGTTGATCCGGCGCCGGTGAACGCCGGGAGGACGCCCTCTCTCAGCGGCCCAGGGCGCCGCGAAAAGTCAGGCCATAGTGCCGGCGGAGCCTGCGGACCTCCAGCCAGGCGATCCCCGTGACCGACAATGGGCCGCCCAGCAGCAACATCACCTGCAGGACGGCCGGGACGCCCGGATAGCCGCCGGAGGTCAGCTCCACCGGCACCATCGCCCACGTCACGGCGGTGGTCAGCAGCGGGGGCACCAGTTCGTGGATGTCGGCGGTGCGGAAGGCGTGGGTCACCGCCAAGAACCCGCCGTAGGCGGCGAATCCCAGCAGCCACAAGAAGAACAGCAGCGTGCTCAGCGCCGCCAGGAACCACCACAGGTTCTCGTACTCCGTCTTCTCGAGCAAGGAGAGGGGCACCATGATCAGCGGAGTGGCGAGCAGCGTCAGCATCGCCAGCAGCGGACGCACCGCCCGGCGCAGGTACAGCCGCCGGTTCGGCGGCCGGGCGGCCGCGATGAAGGCGAGCACGACGAACGGGCACAGCATGATGGAGAGCATCAGGTTCCCGACGAGCTGTTCCAGCCACTGGTTGACCGCCGCGTCGGTGTCCGTCGACTGGTAGGTCAGCGCGATCCCCACCAGCACGGCCATGCCCGTCCAGGCGCGCAGCTGCTGCAGCGCCCTGATCATGGGATCGACGATCCGGTCCGGACGCGACGGCAGGAACACGCACCGGGCCGGGACGGCGCAGAGGCGGGCCCACAGCACCACCAGCGGCGTGGTGTCCTCAGCGGTCCTGCGGTCGGCCGCCCCGCCCGGGTTTCCCCTCATGTCCATCCGTGTGCTTCCTTCGCCGAAGACGCAAGTCCACACTGTGGCCGCACACGACTCCGGCGAAAAGCGATCTTGGATGGCTGTCCTCTTCCGGTCACCGGTATCCGTTTTCGACCGGCTGGGGAACGCGAGTGAGCCCGGACCCGGGGGTGGGTTCGGGCCCGGGAACGCTCACGCAGGTCCGCGGCGGAAAACCCAGGGGGCGTTCAGGGGGCGATGGCGCCGAAGTAGGCGTTGGCCTGGGTGATGCACAGCTCGCCGTCCACCATCACCGGGCGCAGGCCGGTGGCGGGGCCGCCGTCCAGTTCGGCGCGCAGCTCGGCGCGGATCTGCTCGGCGGTCTCGGCGGGCGTGCCGGACTTGGCCAGCCAGGCCTCGAGCGGGCGCACCACATCGAACCGGTCGGTCCGCTTGACCTCGGCCCCGGCCTCGGTGATCAGGTCGGTGATCTGCTGCACGGTGAGCAGCCGGCGGTGGGAGGGGTCGCGCAGCCGCTCCAGCCGGTCGGGGTCGGCGGCGCCGTCCTCCGGCCGCACCAGGTCCGCCACGACCAGCCCGGCGCCGGGCCGGCTCACCCGCACCAGCTCGCGCAGCACCGCCGCCGGGTCGTCGGCCTCGTGCAGCGAGAAACGGTTCAGCAGCAGCGTGAAGGAACGCCCGATGTAGGGCAGGGCGGTGGCGTCGCCCCGGGTGAAGGTGATGTTGGTGAGCGCGTCCCGGTCGGCCTCCCGCTTGCCCTCGGCCAGCTTGCCCTCGTCCAGGTCGAGCGCGGTGACGTGCCGTACTCGCCGGGCGATGGCCCGCGACAGCACCGCCGTGCCGGCGCAGGTCTCCAGCACCACGTCCTCGGGGTCGAGCTCGGGTTCGGTGAACTCCACCAGCCGCACCAGGTTCGCGGTGAAGGACATCCTCAACCTGGGATCCCCGCCCCGCTCCGGCCGCCCGCCGACCTCCCGGACGATCTTCTCTGCGCGCGTCACCGTCACTTCGACCTCCTCGCTCGATGCGGGGATCATCTCCCGAACTTCACTTTCTGGCCATAGGGGGTCCCTCACACCGGCGGGAGGCGGTGAAAGCGCTCCCCCGCAGCCGGTGCTCCCGGATCTGCGCGCCGGTTTCAGTCGATGGGGCGGATGTTCTCCAGCAGGGCGGTCAGGCCGGCGCGGTCGAGGAGGTCGGCGGGGCGGATGGTGCGGTTGTAGCGGACGTAGTGGAAGGCGGCGCTGACCTTCTCCAGGGGGACGCCGGCCAGGTCGGCCCAGGCCAGGCGGTAGGCGGCCAGTTGGACGGCGGCGTGGCGGAAGTCCTCGTCGGCGGGGGGCCGGCCGGTCTTCCAGTCGACGACCTCATAGCCGCCGTCGGGGGCGGTGAAGACGGCGTCCATGCGGCCGCGCAGCACGCGGTCGCCGAGGACGGTTTCGAAGGTGACCTCGATGTCGAGGGGGCGGCGGGAGGCCCACTCGGATTCTTCGAAGCGCCGCTGCAACTCGGTCAGCATCGAGTCGTCGGCGGCGCCCTCGTCGGCGGCGCCGGGCAGCTCGTCGGGGTCCAGCAGGCGCTGCTGGCCCCAGCGGGACTCCAGCCAGCGGTGGAAGGCGGTGCCGCGGCGGGCGTAGGGGGCGGGCGGGCGCGGCATGGGGCGGCGGATCGAGCGGGCCACCTCCTGGGGGTCGCGGGAGAGCGCGACCAGGGTGGAGACGGTGAGCTTGGCGGGCAGCTCGACCTGCAGGACGTCGCCGCCGCGGCCGCGGTCCCGCTCGGCCAGCAGCAGCTCCACATCCCGCGCCCAGGCGGTCATGCGGCGGCGGTCGGCCTCGGTGAGGCCGTCGTCGCCGGCCCAGGGGGCGATGCGGCCGACCATGGCGTCGCGGACCATCTCGGCGCCCTCCACGATGGCGGCGTAGCGGCGGCCCTCGGGGGTGGCGGGCCACCGGCCGGGTTCCGCCTCGGCCTGCAGAGGGTTGGCGGCGCCTTCTTCGGGGGGGTCGGCCCAACTGACGACGCGGCCCGCCCCGGTCTCGCAGGCCTGGCGGATCTCCTCCAGGAACGGCGAGGGGTGCAGCGGGCGGGCGGTGGCGCCCCACCGGTGGCCGGTGGCGATCAGCAGGTGGGAGGCGCGGGTGACGGCGACGTAGGCCAGGCGGCGTTCCTCCCGCAGATCCCGATCGGCGCACTCGTCCTTGAAGCGGTCCAGGTCCGCCTTGGTCAGGCCGTTGAGTCTGGGCAGGTTGCCCTTTTCGTAGTCGCCGCGGAGCTCGAACGGCAGCAGGCGGGGGTTGTCGGTCCAGCGGGTGGACTGCTGCGGCGGGGAGGGGAAGATCGAGCCCTTGACGGGACGGCCGCTTCCGCTCGGCAGGTAGCACAGCCCGGGGACGACCACCACCGGCCACTCCAGGCCCTTGGCGGCGTGCACGGTGAGCAGTTTGACGCTGTCGCTCTCGCTGACCCGCCCCGCCGGCAGGCCGAACTCCTCGCTCTCGGCGGCCTTGAGGTAGGCCAGGAACGCGCCCAGGGTGGGGTTTTCGGACTCCTCGGCGAAGGAGGCGGCGGTCTCGATGAAGGCGTCCAGGTCGGCGCGGGCGCCGGCCGGGTCCAGGCCGGAGCGGGCGGCGACCTCGATGTCCAGGCCCAGGGTGCGTTCCACCTCGGCGACCAGGTCCGGCAGCGGCAGCCCGACCTGGGAGCGCAGCGTGCGCAGCTCGGCGGCCAGGCGGCGCAGCCGGGCCAGGCCCTCGGGCGAGTAGGCGGACGGGTCGCCCAGGTCGTCGAGGGCGTCCACCAGGCTGCCGGTCTCCTGGGTGAGCTCGATGACGACCTGGCGGAGCGGGTCGGTTTCCTCGGCGTTCGCTGCGGGCTCGGGCCGAAGCTCGGAGGCGTCGGGGGGCGGGGTGATGTCCCGGGTGTTCTCACTGGCCAGCCGGCGGGCGCGGCGGCCGAGCGCCACCAGGTCGCGCGGGCCGATCCGCCAGCGCGGGCCGGTCAGCAGCCGGGCCAGCGAGGCCCCGGCGGTAGGGTCGTGCACCACCCGCAGCGTGGCCACCACGTCCTGCACTTCGGGGACGGTCAGCAGCCCACCCAGCCCGACCACCTCGACGGGGATGTCGCGTTCCTCCAAGGCCTTGCGCAGCGGCGGGATCTGGGAGCGGCGGCGGACCAGCACGGCGATGTGGGAGTACTTCAGCGGCCCTTCGTCCCAGGGCAGCCCGTCGGGGGCGAGCTCGGGGTCGGCGGCCCGCAGGCGGCGGATGCGCTCGGCGATGTGCTCGGCTTCTGCGGTGACGGTGGGCAGCAGGGCGCACTCGACCCGGCCGCGGCCGCGGCGGCCCTCCCCCGGACGCAGCCGCGGCACGTTCGCGGTGTCGGCGCGCAGGCCTTGTTGGATGCGGGCGGCGACCTCCAGGATGCGTTCGCCGTTGCGCCAACTGATCGACAGCGTGGCCGTGGGGGCGGGACGGGCGTGCCGGGGCGGGCGCCGGCCGGGGCGCGGCGGGGGCACGGCGGCGACCCGGCTCGGGACGGCCGGGGCGAGGGGGAAGTCCTCGGGGAAGCCGGTCAGGTTGCCGGAGCCGGCGCCCCGCCACCCGTAGATGGACTGGCACGGGTCGCCCACCGCGGTGACCGGGTGGCCGCCGCCGAACAGCGAGGTGAGCAGGACGAGCTGGGCGTGACTGGTGTCCTGGTACTCGTCCAGCAGGACGACCGCATAGCGGGAGCGTTCGATCATCCCGACGTCGGGGTGGTCGCGGGCGATGCGGGCCGCCAACGCCACCTGGTCGCCGTAGTCGAGGACCTCCCGTTCGATCTTGGCCCGCTGGTAGGCCTCCACCAGCGGCAGCAGTCGCTCCCGGATCTCCTGGGTGGCCAGCACGTTCTTTGCGGCCCCCCGCCGTCCGGGCAGGGCGTCGAACTGCGCCCGGAGCCGCCGGCCGATCTCGCGGACGTCCTCGGGGGTGCGCAGGTGCTCGGCCAGCTCGCCGGACAGGTCCAGCACGGCCCGCACCACCGTGTCCGGCCGCCAGTCGATGCCGTCCATGGCGCCGTCGTAGTCGTCCACCACCCGGGCGGCGAGCTGCCAGGCCATGGCCGGGCTGATCAGGCGCATGGTGGGTTCCAGGGCGGCGCGCAGGGCGTGGTCGCCGAACAGCCGGGCGGCATAGGAGTGGTAGGTGGACACCGCCGGTTCGCCGTCCAGGGCCGCCTCCCCGCCCAGCCGGTCCAGTTCGTCCTGGGGCAGGCGGTCGCGGAGCTGGTCGAGACGGCGGCGGATGCGAGTGGCCAGCTCACCGGCGGCCTTGCGGGTGAAGGTCAGCCCCAGCACCCGTTCGGGCCGCACCAGGCCGTTGGCCACCAGCCACACCACGCGGGCGGCCATGGTCTCGCTCTTGCCGGAGCCGGCCCCGGCGATCACCGCCATGGGGGCCAGCGGCGCTGAGATCACCCGGGCCTGCTCGGGGGTGGGTTCGGGCAGCTCCAGCAGGCGGGCCAGTTCGACGGGGGTGATCACAACCCCACCTGCCCGCCCTCGTCGTGGACGGGACAGCAGGACCGCACCGGGCAGGTGCGGCATTTGTCGTTGGGACGGGCCTGGAAGACCTCGCCGGCCATGCCGGTGGCCACCACCTCGACCAGTTTCTTGGGCCAGTCGGGGTCGCCGTCCTCGGCGGGCGGCGGCTGCCGCTGCTCGCGCGCCTTGTTCTCGTACGATCCCTTGCCGACCTGCACCAGCACCGCCC contains these protein-coding regions:
- a CDS encoding class I SAM-dependent methyltransferase, with protein sequence MIPASSEEVEVTVTRAEKIVREVGGRPERGGDPRLRMSFTANLVRLVEFTEPELDPEDVVLETCAGTAVLSRAIARRVRHVTALDLDEGKLAEGKREADRDALTNITFTRGDATALPYIGRSFTLLLNRFSLHEADDPAAVLRELVRVSRPGAGLVVADLVRPEDGAADPDRLERLRDPSHRRLLTVQQITDLITEAGAEVKRTDRFDVVRPLEAWLAKSGTPAETAEQIRAELRAELDGGPATGLRPVMVDGELCITQANAYFGAIAP
- a CDS encoding ATP-dependent helicase is translated as MITPVELARLLELPEPTPEQARVISAPLAPMAVIAGAGSGKSETMAARVVWLVANGLVRPERVLGLTFTRKAAGELATRIRRRLDQLRDRLPQDELDRLGGEAALDGEPAVSTYHSYAARLFGDHALRAALEPTMRLISPAMAWQLAARVVDDYDGAMDGIDWRPDTVVRAVLDLSGELAEHLRTPEDVREIGRRLRAQFDALPGRRGAAKNVLATQEIRERLLPLVEAYQRAKIEREVLDYGDQVALAARIARDHPDVGMIERSRYAVVLLDEYQDTSHAQLVLLTSLFGGGHPVTAVGDPCQSIYGWRGAGSGNLTGFPEDFPLAPAVPSRVAAVPPPRPGRRPPRHARPAPTATLSISWRNGERILEVAARIQQGLRADTANVPRLRPGEGRRGRGRVECALLPTVTAEAEHIAERIRRLRAADPELAPDGLPWDEGPLKYSHIAVLVRRRSQIPPLRKALEERDIPVEVVGLGGLLTVPEVQDVVATLRVVHDPTAGASLARLLTGPRWRIGPRDLVALGRRARRLASENTRDITPPPDASELRPEPAANAEETDPLRQVVIELTQETGSLVDALDDLGDPSAYSPEGLARLRRLAAELRTLRSQVGLPLPDLVAEVERTLGLDIEVAARSGLDPAGARADLDAFIETAASFAEESENPTLGAFLAYLKAAESEEFGLPAGRVSESDSVKLLTVHAAKGLEWPVVVVPGLCYLPSGSGRPVKGSIFPSPPQQSTRWTDNPRLLPFELRGDYEKGNLPRLNGLTKADLDRFKDECADRDLREERRLAYVAVTRASHLLIATGHRWGATARPLHPSPFLEEIRQACETGAGRVVSWADPPEEGAANPLQAEAEPGRWPATPEGRRYAAIVEGAEMVRDAMVGRIAPWAGDDGLTEADRRRMTAWARDVELLLAERDRGRGGDVLQVELPAKLTVSTLVALSRDPQEVARSIRRPMPRPPAPYARRGTAFHRWLESRWGQQRLLDPDELPGAADEGAADDSMLTELQRRFEESEWASRRPLDIEVTFETVLGDRVLRGRMDAVFTAPDGGYEVVDWKTGRPPADEDFRHAAVQLAAYRLAWADLAGVPLEKVSAAFHYVRYNRTIRPADLLDRAGLTALLENIRPID